A window of the Podospora bellae-mahoneyi strain CBS 112042 chromosome 6, whole genome shotgun sequence genome harbors these coding sequences:
- a CDS encoding hypothetical protein (EggNog:ENOG503NVFV; COG:J) produces MTRLARLLIAASAAWLGFAGIGNCSTVKGVPFPSLTEVTIDDLEEGLSRGLFTSVDLVKAYLARIEQVNPLLRAVNEVNPDALDIAAELDAMRANGTTLGPLHGIPILIKDNIATADKMNNTAGSFALVGAKVPHDSTMAAKLREAGAIILGKANLSQWANYRSSNSSSGWSAYGGQATGAYYPNEDPGGSSSGSGVAASIGLCLATLGTETSGSIISPSQKGSLVGIKPTVGLTSRYLVIPISSHQDTIGPMARTVKDAAIILQAIAGHDPRDNYTSTIPWEDSKIPDYVSALNASSLLGARIGIPYNTLNPNASTVEMAAFWSAIDTMKSAGATVVDANFTVPSPNTTSIVLGAGFVSDLAVYLDSLSHNPYNLHTLEDIRNFTQNSNLEFFPDRDTARWDGALELGYNNSDIRFWEEYQRNLYWGGEGGLLGAIERNDLDAVVLPTSQAAAKAAIQGAPIVTLPLGYYPATWNVTRNARGLVQQGPNIPFGISFLGGMFEEEKLLALAYAFEQRTLVRKKGPKPVIVPNLELGDFVGF; encoded by the exons ATGACGAGACTTGCAAGACTTCTCATTGCTGCCTCTGCGGCCTGGCTGGGGTTTGCAGGTATCGGGAACTGCTCGACAG TCAAGGGCGTCCCTTTCCCCAGCCTCACCGAGGTCACCATCGATGACCTGGAGGAAGGACTCTCAAGAGGTCTCTTCACCAGTGTCGACCTGGTCAAGGCCTACTTGGCACGCATTGAACAGGTCAACCCTCTGTTACGAGCTGTCAATGAGGTGAACCCAGATGCCCTCGACATTGCCGCTGAGCTGGATGCTATGCGTGCCAACGGGACCACTCTCGGTCCACTTCATGGCATTCCCATTCTGATCAAGGACAACATTGCCACAGCGGACAAGATGAACAACACTGCTGGCTCCTTTGCACTGGTGGGCGCGAAGGTTCCTCATGACAGTACCATGGCGGCGAAGCTGCGTGAGGCTGGCGCCATTATCCTCGGCAAGGCCAACCTCAGTCAATGGGCCAACTACAGGAGTAGTAACTCGTCCAGTGGTTGGTCAGCGTATGGTGGTCAGGCAACCGGGGCTTACTATCCCAACGAAGACCCCGGCGGTAGTTCCAGCGGCAGTGGCGTTGCTGCATCCATTGGTCTTTGTCTTGCGACCCTTGGTACAGAG ACCTCCGGATCAatcatctccccatcccagaAAGGATCTCTAGTCGGCATCAAGCCCACCGTTGGCCTCACCTCCCGCTACCTCGTCATCCCCATTTCCTCCCACCAAGACACCATCGGCCCCATGGCCCGCACCGTCAAAGAcgccgccatcatcctccaagcCATCGCCGGCCACGACCCCAGAGATAACTACacatccaccatcccctgGGAGGACTCCAAGATCCCGGATTACGTCTCCGCCCTCAACGCCAGCTCCCTCTTGGGGGCAAGAATCGGCATCCCTtacaacaccctcaaccccaacgccaGCACGGTAGAGATGGCCGCCTTCTGGTCTGCCATCGACACAATGAAATCCGCCGGTGCCACTGTCGTCGACGCAAACTTCACTGTCCCCTCCCCTAACACAACCTCCATCGTCCTCGGCGCAGGCTTTGTCTCTGACCTCGCGGTGTATCTTGATTCTCTATCGCACAACCCTTACAACCTCCACACCCTAGAAGACATCCGCAACTTCACCCAAAACTCCAACCTGGAGTTCTTCCCCGACAGGGACACCGCCCGTTGGGACGGCGCGCTCGAGCTCGGGTACAACAACTCTGACATTCGCTTCTGGGAGGAATACCAGCGCAACCTCTACTGGGGTGGCGAGGGCGGTCTTTTGGGAGCGATTGAGCGAAATGATCTTGACGCGGTGGTGTTACCCACCAGTCAGGCTGCTGCCAAGGCGGCGATTCAGGGGGCACCGATTGTGACGTTGCCGTTGGGGTATTACCCTGCCACGTGGAACGTTACGAGGAAcgcgagggggttggtgcagCAGGGGCCTAATATTCCTTTTGGGATCAGCTTTTTGGGCGGcatgtttgaggaggagaagttgcTGGCTTTGGCGTATGCGTTTGAGCAGAGGActttggtgaggaagaaggggccgAAGCCGGTGATTGTGCCGAatttggagttgggggattTTGTGGGGTTttga